A section of the Pseudomonas prosekii genome encodes:
- a CDS encoding MFS transporter — protein MPSQAPLLLRHHRPFLAFWLARVFTASGFQMLTVAIGWNLYQLTGNVLDLGLVGLVEFAPRVLFMLHTGHVADRYDRRKVAAICQSLQALIALSLAIGSATDHVTREMIFILAFLLGAARSFEMPTTQALLPSIVPSTLFPRAVAAAQSAQQSATIVAPALGGLLYAFGSVWVYGPTVILYIIACGLMLNLPARQTPLNKGKATMDSLLAGIRFIRSRPDILGAISLDLFAVLLGGATALLPVFAKDILLTGPWGLGLLRSAPAVGALLMSLYLARFAVERKVGRVMFTAVGIFGVATIAFGLSTSFWFSLAVLVVLGAADMISMVIRASFVQLETPDEMRGRVSAVNGLFIGASNQLGEFESGLTAHWFGTVPAVVMGGIGTLVVTGTWIKLFPTLANRDRMSELVEEAKV, from the coding sequence ATGCCCAGCCAAGCGCCCCTGCTGTTACGTCACCACCGTCCTTTTCTCGCGTTCTGGCTGGCTCGGGTGTTTACCGCCAGCGGGTTTCAGATGCTCACCGTGGCGATCGGCTGGAATCTCTACCAACTGACCGGTAACGTGCTGGATCTGGGTCTGGTCGGTCTGGTTGAATTCGCCCCGCGCGTGCTGTTCATGCTGCACACCGGGCATGTCGCCGACCGGTACGACCGGCGCAAAGTCGCGGCAATCTGCCAGTCGCTGCAAGCGTTGATCGCGTTGTCGCTGGCAATCGGCAGCGCCACTGACCACGTCACCCGCGAGATGATCTTCATCCTCGCGTTCCTGCTCGGCGCCGCGCGCTCCTTCGAAATGCCGACCACCCAAGCCCTGCTGCCGAGCATCGTGCCCAGCACCTTGTTCCCGCGCGCCGTCGCCGCCGCGCAATCGGCGCAGCAATCGGCAACCATCGTCGCCCCGGCGCTCGGCGGTTTGCTTTACGCCTTCGGCAGCGTCTGGGTGTATGGCCCGACGGTGATTCTGTACATCATCGCGTGCGGCCTGATGCTCAACCTGCCCGCCCGGCAGACGCCGTTGAACAAGGGCAAAGCGACCATGGATTCGTTGCTGGCGGGGATTCGTTTCATTCGCAGCCGCCCGGACATTCTCGGGGCGATTTCCCTCGACCTGTTCGCCGTGCTGCTCGGCGGCGCCACCGCGCTGCTGCCGGTGTTCGCCAAGGACATCTTGCTCACCGGCCCGTGGGGCTTGGGCCTGCTGCGTTCGGCGCCAGCAGTGGGCGCGTTGCTGATGTCGCTGTACCTCGCCCGATTTGCCGTGGAGCGCAAAGTCGGCCGGGTGATGTTCACGGCGGTCGGGATCTTCGGCGTCGCGACCATTGCGTTCGGCCTGTCGACGTCGTTCTGGTTTTCCCTTGCGGTGCTGGTAGTGCTGGGCGCGGCGGACATGATCAGCATGGTCATCCGCGCGTCGTTTGTGCAGTTGGAAACCCCGGATGAAATGCGCGGCCGGGTCAGCGCCGTGAACGGCTTGTTCATCGGCGCCTCGAATCAACTGGGCGAATTCGAATCCGGGCTCACCGCCCACTGGTTCGGCACCGTGCCGGCCGTGGTCATGGGCGGCATCGGGACGCTGGTGGTGACCGGCACCTGGATCAAACTGTTCCCGACCTTGGCCAACCGCGACCGCATGAGCGAATTGGTCGAAGAGGCCAAGGTCTAG
- the cydB gene encoding cytochrome d ubiquinol oxidase subunit II, which yields MGIDLPLIWAVIIIFGIMMYVVMDGFDLGIGILFPFIPGKTDRDVMMNTVAPVWDGNETWLVLGGAALFGAFPLAYSVVLSALYLPLIFMLIGLIFRGVAFEFRFKAKDDKRHLWDKAFIGGSVAATFFQGVALGAFIDGLPVVDRQFAGGSLDWATPFTMFCGVALVIAYALLGCTWLIMKTEGKLQEQMHNLARPLAFVVLAVIGIVSIWTPLAHADIAARWFTLPNLFWFLPVPILVLVTMYGLIRAVARNAHYTPFLLTLVLIFLGYSGLGISLWPNIVPPSISIWDAAAPPQSQGFMLVGTLFIIPFILGYTFWSYYVFRGKVTHEDGYH from the coding sequence ATGGGTATTGATCTTCCACTGATCTGGGCCGTGATCATCATCTTCGGCATCATGATGTACGTGGTCATGGACGGCTTTGACCTGGGCATCGGGATTCTCTTCCCGTTCATCCCCGGCAAAACCGACCGTGACGTAATGATGAACACCGTGGCGCCAGTCTGGGACGGTAACGAAACCTGGCTGGTACTCGGCGGCGCGGCGTTGTTCGGGGCGTTTCCGCTGGCTTATTCGGTGGTGCTCTCGGCGTTGTACCTGCCGCTGATCTTCATGCTCATCGGGCTGATCTTTCGCGGCGTCGCGTTCGAATTCCGCTTCAAAGCCAAGGACGACAAGCGGCACCTGTGGGACAAGGCGTTCATCGGTGGTTCGGTGGCGGCGACGTTCTTCCAGGGCGTAGCGCTCGGGGCGTTTATCGACGGTTTGCCGGTGGTCGACCGCCAGTTCGCCGGCGGCTCACTCGACTGGGCGACGCCGTTCACCATGTTCTGCGGCGTAGCGCTGGTGATTGCCTACGCGTTGCTCGGTTGCACCTGGCTGATCATGAAGACCGAAGGCAAGTTGCAAGAGCAGATGCACAACCTCGCGCGGCCCTTGGCGTTCGTGGTGTTGGCGGTGATCGGCATCGTCAGTATCTGGACGCCGTTGGCCCACGCCGACATCGCCGCGCGCTGGTTCACGCTGCCGAATCTGTTCTGGTTCCTGCCGGTGCCGATCCTGGTTCTGGTGACCATGTACGGTCTGATCCGCGCCGTCGCTCGCAACGCGCATTACACGCCGTTCCTGCTGACGCTGGTGCTGATCTTCCTCGGCTACAGCGGCTTGGGCATCAGCTTGTGGCCAAACATTGTGCCGCCGTCGATCTCGATCTGGGACGCCGCCGCACCGCCGCAAAGCCAAGGCTTCATGCTGGTCGGCACGCTGTTCATTATCCCGTTCATCCTGGGTTACACCTTCTGGAGCTACTACGTGTTCCGCGGCAAAGTCACCCATGAAGATGGCTACCACTAG
- a CDS encoding cytochrome ubiquinol oxidase subunit I — protein sequence MFGLEALDLARMQFAFTISFHILFPAITIGLASYLAVLEGLWLKTNNDTYRDLYHFWSKIFAVNFGMGVVSGLVMAYQFGTNWSRFSDFAGAVTGPLLTYEVLTAFFLEAGFLGVMLFGWNKVGRNLHFFSTVMVAVGTLISTFWILASNSWMQTPQGFEIIDGRVIPVDWLAVIFNPSFPYRLMHMATAAFVATAFFVGSSAAWHLLRGKDNPAIRTMLSMAMWMALIVAPIQAVIGDFHGLNTLKHQPAKIAAIEGHWENKGDEPTPLILFGWPDMKEERTKFAVEIPYLGSLILTHSLDKQVPALKDFPPEDRPNSTIVFWSFRTMVGLGFLMIFTGLWSLWLRKGDRLYTSRPFLYLALWMGPSGLIAILAGWFTTEIGRQPWVVYGLMRTADASSNHSFMQMSITLVLFVVVYFALFGAGLGYMMRLVRKGPKIDEGKETNEGGPGKKRTPARPLSAADDDNADADHTVTKEI from the coding sequence ATGTTCGGTTTGGAGGCGCTTGATCTCGCCCGGATGCAGTTCGCGTTCACCATCTCGTTCCACATCCTGTTCCCGGCCATCACCATTGGTCTGGCGAGTTACCTGGCGGTGCTCGAAGGCCTGTGGCTGAAAACCAACAACGACACCTACCGCGACCTCTACCATTTCTGGTCGAAGATCTTTGCCGTCAACTTCGGCATGGGCGTGGTCTCCGGGCTGGTCATGGCGTATCAGTTCGGCACCAACTGGAGCCGCTTCTCAGACTTCGCCGGCGCCGTCACCGGGCCGCTGCTGACCTATGAAGTACTCACGGCATTCTTCCTCGAAGCCGGTTTCCTCGGCGTCATGCTGTTCGGCTGGAACAAGGTCGGGCGCAACCTGCACTTCTTCTCCACCGTCATGGTGGCCGTCGGCACGTTGATCTCGACGTTCTGGATTCTCGCGTCCAACAGCTGGATGCAGACCCCGCAAGGCTTCGAAATCATCGACGGCCGCGTGATTCCGGTGGACTGGCTGGCGGTGATCTTCAACCCGTCGTTCCCGTACCGCTTGATGCACATGGCCACTGCCGCATTCGTCGCGACCGCGTTCTTCGTCGGTTCCTCGGCGGCCTGGCATTTGCTGCGCGGCAAGGACAACCCGGCGATTCGCACGATGCTGTCGATGGCGATGTGGATGGCGTTGATCGTCGCCCCGATTCAAGCGGTAATCGGCGACTTCCACGGCCTCAACACCCTCAAGCATCAACCGGCAAAAATCGCCGCGATTGAAGGTCACTGGGAAAACAAGGGCGATGAGCCGACGCCGCTGATCCTGTTCGGCTGGCCTGACATGAAAGAAGAGCGGACCAAGTTTGCCGTGGAAATCCCGTACCTCGGCAGCCTGATCCTGACCCACTCGCTGGACAAGCAAGTGCCGGCACTCAAGGACTTCCCGCCGGAAGACCGGCCGAATTCGACCATCGTGTTCTGGTCGTTCCGGACCATGGTCGGCCTCGGGTTCCTGATGATCTTCACCGGTTTGTGGAGCCTGTGGCTGCGCAAGGGTGATCGTCTCTACACCTCGCGGCCGTTCCTGTACCTCGCATTGTGGATGGGCCCGTCCGGCCTGATCGCGATTCTCGCCGGTTGGTTCACCACCGAAATCGGCCGTCAGCCGTGGGTGGTTTACGGTTTGATGCGCACGGCGGATGCGTCCTCCAATCACAGCTTTATGCAGATGAGCATCACCCTGGTGCTGTTCGTGGTGGTTTATTTCGCGCTGTTCGGCGCCGGCCTCGGCTACATGATGCGACTGGTGCGCAAAGGTCCGAAGATCGACGAGGGCAAGGAAACCAACGAGGGTGGTCCAGGCAAGAAACGCACGCCGGCCCGTCCGCTGTCCGCAGCCGACGACGACAATGCCGATGCCGACCACACCGTGACCAAGGAGATTTGA
- a CDS encoding DUF2474 domain-containing protein, translating into MSTKPSLHEIQQAEKKPLWQRLGWLAMIWTGSVVALFIVASLMRMFMNAAGLSTH; encoded by the coding sequence ATGTCCACCAAACCGTCCCTGCACGAGATTCAACAGGCCGAAAAAAAGCCGCTGTGGCAGCGGCTCGGATGGTTGGCGATGATCTGGACCGGCAGCGTCGTGGCGCTGTTCATCGTCGCCAGCCTGATGCGCATGTTCATGAATGCCGCGGGCCTGAGCACGCACTGA
- a CDS encoding methyltransferase, translated as MPLLETPFAELDLIRQPEQQNEPLQAFDAADEYLLNHLAEQQPSADCRVLVLNDSFGALAASLAGKVRITSSGDSYLAFQGLEKNLIRNGLSFDAVPSVPANEALVGPFDRVLIRVPKTLALLEEQLIRLQSQLAPGAQVIAAAMVKHLPRAAGDLLERYIGPVQASLAVKKARLLIATPEAKAPATSPYPSRYLLDEPAIELLNHANVFCREGLDIGTRAFLPHLPKNLGAARVADLGCGNGVLAIASALQNPDAQYTLVDESFMAVQSASENWRAALGEREVIVRAGDGLAGQEAQSLDVVLCNPPFHQQQVVGDFLAWRMFQQAREALVVGGALYIVGNRHLGYHSKLARLFRGVEQVAATPKFVILKARK; from the coding sequence ATGCCTTTGCTCGAAACACCTTTCGCCGAACTCGACCTGATCCGCCAGCCCGAACAGCAGAACGAACCGCTGCAAGCCTTCGATGCCGCGGACGAGTACTTGCTCAATCATCTGGCCGAACAGCAACCGAGCGCTGACTGCAGAGTGTTGGTGCTCAACGACAGTTTTGGCGCATTGGCTGCGAGCCTCGCGGGCAAGGTCCGGATCACCAGCAGTGGTGATTCGTATCTGGCGTTTCAGGGTCTGGAAAAGAATTTGATTCGTAACGGCCTGAGTTTCGACGCCGTGCCGAGTGTGCCGGCCAACGAAGCCTTGGTCGGGCCGTTTGATCGTGTATTGATCCGCGTGCCAAAAACCCTCGCCCTGCTCGAAGAACAATTGATTCGCCTGCAAAGCCAATTGGCGCCGGGCGCGCAGGTGATTGCTGCGGCGATGGTCAAGCACCTGCCGCGTGCGGCAGGCGATCTGCTCGAACGTTATATCGGCCCGGTTCAGGCGTCGTTGGCGGTGAAAAAAGCGCGTTTGCTGATTGCCACACCAGAAGCGAAAGCGCCGGCCACCTCGCCCTACCCTTCGCGTTACCTGCTCGACGAGCCGGCCATCGAACTGCTCAACCACGCCAACGTGTTCTGCCGCGAAGGCCTGGATATCGGCACGCGCGCGTTCCTGCCGCACCTGCCGAAAAACCTTGGCGCGGCGCGCGTGGCTGATCTCGGTTGCGGCAACGGCGTATTGGCGATCGCCAGCGCCCTGCAAAATCCTGACGCGCAGTACACGCTGGTGGACGAGTCGTTCATGGCCGTGCAATCGGCCAGCGAAAACTGGCGTGCGGCGCTGGGCGAGCGCGAGGTGATCGTGCGAGCGGGTGATGGTCTGGCCGGGCAGGAAGCACAATCGCTGGACGTGGTTTTGTGCAATCCGCCGTTTCATCAGCAGCAAGTGGTCGGTGACTTCCTGGCCTGGCGCATGTTCCAGCAGGCTCGCGAAGCGCTGGTGGTGGGTGGCGCGCTGTATATCGTCGGCAATCGTCATTTGGGTTATCACAGCAAACTGGCGCGGCTGTTTCGCGGGGTCGAGCAAGTGGCGGCGACGCCGAAATTCGTCATTCTGAAAGCGCGTAAATAA